The genomic window CGCACGACGGGCTCGGCCGCCTGGATGGGCGTGCCGACGATTTCGGAGCGCGGGCTTCCGGTCTATGGGCGCCTGGCGTTCGGCATCATGTCGCGTTTGGGCCTCGGCGATCTGGTCGGCGCCGACGAGGACGGTTACGTCGCGGCGGCGGTGAAGCTCGCGCGCGATCCCGCAAAGCTCGACGATATCCGCCGGACCCTGCGCGATCGATTCCGCGCCTCCACCCTATTCGAAAGCGATATCCATATTCGCGAAGTCGAGGCGGCGTATCGCCGCCTGTGGCGCGAATACTGCGGCGCTTAAACCTTCTCTAGCGCCAGCGCGATGCCCTGGCCCACGCCGATGCACATCGTGGCGAGCGCGCGCTTGGCGCCACGCTCGTGCAATTCGACCATCGCGGTCAGCGCCAAACGCGCACCCGACGCGCCCAGCGGATGGCCCAGCGCGATGGCGCCGCCATTGGGGTTCACATGCGCGGCGTCGTCGGGCAGGCCGAGCTGGCGCAACACCGGCAAGGCTTGCGCGGCGAAGGCTTCGTTGAGCTCGATCACGTCGATATCGCCGATCCTCCAGCCGATGCGCGCGAGCAGCTTCTGCGTCGCCGGGACCGGGCCAATGCCCATGATGCGCGGCGGCACGCCCGCGGCGGCAGCCCCGATCACGCGGGCTTTGGGTGTCAGGCCGAACTTCTTCACGGCCGCTTCGGACGCGAGCAGCAACGCGGCCGCCCCGTCATTGACGCCCGACGCATTGCCCGCGGTCACCGTGCCCGAGCCGTCCGGCTTCACGAAGGCTTTGAGCTTGGCGAGCGTTTCGATCGTCGTCTCGCGCGGATGTTCGTCGCGCGACACCGTCACCATCTCCTTGCCCTTTCGGGTTTCGACGGCGACGATTTCCTTGGCGAGACGGCCGGAGGCTTGCGCGGCGAGCGCGCGTTGCTGGCTGCGCAACGCGAAGGCGTCTTGATCGGCGCGCGAGACGTTGAAATCGGCGGCGACGTTTTCGGCCGTCTCCGGCATCGAATCGACGCCATGCGCCTTCTTCATCAGCGAATTGACGAAGCGCCAGCCGATCGTCGTGTCGTAGATCGCCGCGTCGCGCGAGAATGCGGTTTCCGCCTTGCCCATGACGAAGGGCGCGCGGCTCATGCTTTCCACGCCGCCCGCGACGATCAAATCCGCTTCGCCCGCCTTGATCGCGCGCGCGGCCGTGCCCACGGCGTCGAGGCCCGAGCCGCACAGGCGGTTGATCGTCGTGCCCGAAATCGCGACCGGTAAACCGGCCAACAACGCCGCCATGCGCGCGACGTTGCGATTGTCCTCGCCCGCTTGGTTGGCGCAGCCATAGATCACGTCGTCGATCGCCGCCCAATCCACGCCCGGATTGCGCTTCACGAGTTCGCGCAACGGAATCGCGGCGAGATCGTCGGCGCGCACGCCGGAGAGGGCGCCGGCATAGCGGCCGATGGGCGTGCGGATCGCATCGACGATATAGGCTTCGGTCATATTGGCGTGTCCTTGAACGATGAACTTAAGATTCGCGCGCGACGAGGCGGCGCAAGCGCGACGCGGCGCGATAGCGGTCCTCGCCGTAATGGCGGGCGAGGTTGTCGAGCGTCGCTTGGATATGCGGCAGGCCGACGGCGCGGCCCCAGGCGAACGGGCCCTTGGGATAGTTGACGCCCTTGGTCATCGCGACGTCCACGCCTTCGGCGGAGACCACGCCATGCTGCACGGCTTCCAATGCCTCGTTGACCAGCATGGAAAGCGTGCGCATCACGATCAAACCGGGCGCGTCGTCGATCAGCGAAACCTTCATGCCGCAGCCTTGGAAAAACGCGGTGGCCAGCGCCGCCGCTTCGCCGCGCGACTGGTCGGCGACGGCGATCGCCATGCGCGTCGCGGTGGCGTAGTCGAGCGCCAAATCATGTAGCACGAGTTCGCGCTCGCCCGTTTCCGCCGCGCGCAAAGTGGCCGTGCGCCCGTCGGAAAGGCGCAAGGCCACGCCGTCGAGCAGGATCACGTCGCCGCGTTCGCCCGCCGGGCGGCGATGTACGGGCAGGCCGCCATCCTTGGCGCGCTTTTCCAACGCATCGAAATGCTCGAGCTCGCCTTCGAACACGATCTGTTTGGGCGGGGCGGCGGCGGGTTCGGTCGCGGCCTCGGGCATCGTCGTGCCCTTGGCGTAATCGTAGAAGCCGCGCCCCGATTTGCGGCCCAGCCTGCCGGCGGCGACCATTTCCGCCTGCATCGCCGATGGCGCGTAGCGCGGATCCTTGAAATACGCGTCATAGACCGAATTGGTCACGGCGAAATTCACGTCGTGGCCGATCATATCCATCAACTCGCAAGGCCCCATGCGGAAGCCGCCGCAATCGCGCATCACCGCATCGATGGTCGCGGGATCGGCCGCGCGTTCGGTCAACAGGCGCCACGCTTCGGCATAGAAGGGCCGCGCGCAGCGATTGACGACAAAGCCCGGCGTCGACGTCGCGTGCACGGGCGCTTTGCCCCAGGCGGCGGCGGTATCGAAGGCGATCTGCGCGCATGCGGGATCGGTGGCTAGGCCCGACACGATCTCGACCAGCGCCATGATCGGCGCCGGATTGAAGAAATGGAAACCGACCAAGCGGCCGGGCAAACGCATGTCCTTGGCCATCGCCGAAATCGAAATCGACGAGGTGTTGGTGCCGAGGATGCAGCTATCACCGACCACGGCTTCCAGCTCCGCGAGAAGCTGGCGCTTGACGGCGAGGTCTTCGACGATCGCCTCGATCACCAGATCGCAAACTTCGAAATCGATATAGGAATCGGCCGGCTCGATGCGCGACAGGATCGCGTCGCGCTTGTCCTGGCCGATCTTGCCCTTGGCGACCAAGCCGTCGAGCGCCTTGCCCATATTGCGCAAAGCGTCGTCGACCGCGCCTTGGCGCGCGTCGAGCAGCTTCACGCGATGGCCGGCGGTGGCGGCGACTTGGGCGATACCCGCCCCCATGGTCCCAGCGCCGATCACGCCGATGGCGCGGTCGCGGGCAAGGGCGGTCATCGGGCGAATCCGTCGTCGATATGGGGTGTCATGCGGGGCGGAGAGTGCCAATGTCCGGGGTACGAGGCAACGTCAGCCGCCGTGGCTAAAATGCGGGCAAATGAGTCATCTTGCCTCTCGGCGGTTGGAGTTTGCCCAATCTCAGGGCATTAACGTATTAAATTACCGTGTCCGGGCGAGTCGCAGCCCGGCACGGTCTATGCAGATTTATGCTGCACCTGCGAAGACAGAAGGTCTTTTTGAGGAAACGCTCTCGAAAGCCGGAGGCGGCGCGGTCCCAACGACCGAGCCGGTTTTGGGCCGCTTATGGAGGGCGACATGCGCAAGACGATCGGCGGAATTCTGGCGGGTCTGATGCTGCTCTTGGCGGGCGCGCCGATGGCGTGCGCGCAAACGCAGGCGCTGCCGACATTCGATTGGTTGATCTGGGAGCGCCTCAGCGAGCGGCGCACCAAAGAACCGGTCCCCCAGCGTTTCACGCTTAAGGGCCATATCTTCACGATCTACGCGGCGACGCCCGAACATCCCGCGATTTTCGTCGCCGAGCGGCGCGGGCGGATCGTCTATCTCTCCACCGCCGACCGCTACAGCGTGATCGCCTTTCGCGAGCGCGATTGGGGCGAAGGCCCCGATTTGCTGGTCGACGCGCAAAATGCGGCGACCGGGCAGGGCGCGCGCCTGCACGCTTTCGTGCTCGCGCCGTATTTTTCGCTCCAGACGATCGGGCTGGGCGACACTTATGCGGGTTCCGACGAAAGCGGCGAGACGGCGGCGTTGCGCGTGCAATTCTCCGACTACGCCTTCATGGGCTGGAATGCGCCCTATCATCTGTCGCCCGTGCCGACGCTGCATCTCGGCTGGACGGGCACGCGCTACGAGGTCGAGCCCGATTCGCTCGGCCGTTACGCGCGCGATCCCGGCTTGCTGGAACGCTGGACCGAAGACGCGCGCACGGCGTTGACGAAATGGCGCAACGCCGGCGGCGTCTATACGGCGATCGCCGCGCGCGCACCCGGCGCAACGCCGGAAAATCCGCCGCCGGTCGTGTGGCGCTATGCGCTCGAACTCGTCTATTCGGGCGATGCGCCGGCAGCCAAGCAACTATTCGACGCGGCATGGGCCGACGACATTCCGGGCAAGCGCGAATTCTGGCGCGATTTCCTGACGCAACTCCGGAACGGTCAGGCGTGGCGCGATCTCGATTTGGAGACGGCACTCGACGCCCATGACCTGTTCAAGGATTTCGCGGCTCAGTTGAACTGACGGTTTATCCAAGGGCACCGGGGGCTGTTCCGGCGGCGCGTTTCCGCTAGGATGAATGGCGTCGTGCTTTACTTTTTTCCCCATTCTCCATCGCGGCTACCGAGCCTTGGCGCGCTTCTCTATCGCACGCATCGATATGCGTTCGACCGTTTGTCGATCTTGCCGATAGCGGTCGTTCTTTATTGGTTGGTTTTCGTCCTGTCCGGCGATGCGGTGTGGAAATCAGCCGCAGCCGTGTTGACCGAACAATGCGGCCCCTGGTTTTGGTGGATCGTGCCGTTCTGGGATTCGCTACCACGCCGGCATGTCCAGACCTGGAGCTATCCGATTGCGGCGCATGCCCGCCA from Alphaproteobacteria bacterium includes these protein-coding regions:
- a CDS encoding 3-hydroxyacyl-CoA dehydrogenase, whose amino-acid sequence is MTALARDRAIGVIGAGTMGAGIAQVAATAGHRVKLLDARQGAVDDALRNMGKALDGLVAKGKIGQDKRDAILSRIEPADSYIDFEVCDLVIEAIVEDLAVKRQLLAELEAVVGDSCILGTNTSSISISAMAKDMRLPGRLVGFHFFNPAPIMALVEIVSGLATDPACAQIAFDTAAAWGKAPVHATSTPGFVVNRCARPFYAEAWRLLTERAADPATIDAVMRDCGGFRMGPCELMDMIGHDVNFAVTNSVYDAYFKDPRYAPSAMQAEMVAAGRLGRKSGRGFYDYAKGTTMPEAATEPAAAPPKQIVFEGELEHFDALEKRAKDGGLPVHRRPAGERGDVILLDGVALRLSDGRTATLRAAETGERELVLHDLALDYATATRMAIAVADQSRGEAAALATAFFQGCGMKVSLIDDAPGLIVMRTLSMLVNEALEAVQHGVVSAEGVDVAMTKGVNYPKGPFAWGRAVGLPHIQATLDNLARHYGEDRYRAASRLRRLVARES
- the pcaF gene encoding 3-oxoadipyl-CoA thiolase, which encodes MTEAYIVDAIRTPIGRYAGALSGVRADDLAAIPLRELVKRNPGVDWAAIDDVIYGCANQAGEDNRNVARMAALLAGLPVAISGTTINRLCGSGLDAVGTAARAIKAGEADLIVAGGVESMSRAPFVMGKAETAFSRDAAIYDTTIGWRFVNSLMKKAHGVDSMPETAENVAADFNVSRADQDAFALRSQQRALAAQASGRLAKEIVAVETRKGKEMVTVSRDEHPRETTIETLAKLKAFVKPDGSGTVTAGNASGVNDGAAALLLASEAAVKKFGLTPKARVIGAAAAGVPPRIMGIGPVPATQKLLARIGWRIGDIDVIELNEAFAAQALPVLRQLGLPDDAAHVNPNGGAIALGHPLGASGARLALTAMVELHERGAKRALATMCIGVGQGIALALEKV